In Candidatus Cloacimonadota bacterium, one genomic interval encodes:
- a CDS encoding T9SS type A sorting domain-containing protein, with product MGSAGIDENVEISNPKIILNNYPNPFRNSTTISFSPTENGENAEIEIYNIKGQKVKSLECVNYFDAKATESLSHIIWNGKDENNKPVSSGIYFYKLKSGKSVSTKKMILMR from the coding sequence ATGGGAAGTGCGGGAATCGACGAAAATGTGGAAATCTCCAATCCGAAAATTATCTTGAATAATTATCCGAATCCATTCCGAAATTCAACCACGATTTCTTTTTCACCCACAGAGAACGGAGAGAACGCAGAGATTGAGATTTATAATATCAAAGGTCAGAAAGTGAAGTCTTTGGAGTGCGTCAATTATTTTGACGCAAAAGCGACGGAGTCGCTTTCCCACATAATTTGGAACGGAAAAGATGAAAATAACAAACCGGTTTCTTCCGGAATCTATTTTTATAAATTGAAATCGGGAAAATCTGTTTCGACGAAAAAGATGATCCTGATGAGGTAA